The following proteins come from a genomic window of Sorghum bicolor cultivar BTx623 chromosome 3, Sorghum_bicolor_NCBIv3, whole genome shotgun sequence:
- the LOC8069826 gene encoding uncharacterized protein LOC8069826, producing the protein MPLLVSSSTNNVSTGAASPVPVPAAAAAAAEHSDGLLFDGLVLGHGDDVNNKAKADNDDDDAPTEKLEWLRSQIIGSEAEFASPFGTRRITYADHTASGRCLRFVEEFVARNVLPFYGNTHTTDSYVGLHTSKMAGDAARYVKRSLGAGPQDMLLFCGTGCTAAIKRLQEVTGMAVPPTLRAAVLAALPPTDRWVVFVGPYEHHSNLLSWRESLAEVVEIGLRVDGVLDLAALEAELAARAPSGRPMLGAFSACSNVTGLRTDTRAVAAVLHRHGAYACFDFACSAPYVRVDMRPSSGDVGDADDDGYDAVFLSAHKFLGGPGSPGVLAMASRLYRLRGTAPSTCGGGTVHYVSAYGDTVYCEDAEEREDAGTPAIIQKVRAALAFRVKEWVGEACIEAQEARMLTLALRRARTEANPNLRLLQGADDDAASAPRRLPVLSFVVYAPRDATEPPEAEGGGWGSRPQLHCRFVTKLLNDLFGVQARAGCACAGPYAHRLLGISPARAKAIRSAVEQGYHGVRPGWTRVSLAYYTSTQEAEFVLDAVAFVASFGHRFLPLYAFDWKTGDWHYDHRHGHGCARGLVPNHVVGNPGGRVKAENGYQSYMAFAHCLAESLATSTTCSGLTSTRAKRIPKSVDPQLVYFLV; encoded by the exons ATGCCGCTTCTCGTTTCATCATCAACCAATAATGTGTCTACTGGCGCTGCATCTCCTGTACCagtaccagcagcagcagcagcagcagcagagcatTCCGATGGCCTCCTGTTCGATGGTCTCGTTCTGGGCCATGGTGACGACGTCAACAATAAGGCCAAGGCggacaacgacgacgacgacgcaccGACCGAGAAACTGGAGTGGCTGAGGTCGCAGATCATCGGCTCGGAAGCAGAGTTCGCGTCCCCGTTCGGCACTCGCCGCATCACGTACGCGGACCACACGGCGTCCGGCCGCTGCCTGCGCTTCGTCGAGGAGTTCGTCGCTCGGAACGTCCTGCCTTTCTATG GAAACACACACACGACGGACAGCTACGTGGGCCTGCACACGAGCAAGATGGCCGGCGACGCGGCGCGGTACGTGAAGCGCAGCCTGGGCGCCGGGCCGCAGGACATGCTGCTGTTCTGCGGCACGGGGTGCACCGCGGCCATCAAGCGCCTGCAGGAGGTGACGGGCATGGCCGTCCCACCCACGCTGCGCGCCGCCGTGCTGGCCGCGCTGCCGCCGACCGACCGGTGGGTGGTCTTCGTGGGTCCCTACGAGCACCACTCGAACCTGCTCAGCTGGCGGGAGAGCCTCGCGGAGGTGGTGGAGATCGGGCTGCGTGTCGACGGCGTCCTGGACCTGGCCGCGCTGGAGGCGGAGCTGGCGGCGCGCGCGCCGTCGGGGCGGCCCATGCTCGGCGCCTTCTCCGCGTGCAGCAACGTCACCGGGCTGCGCACCGACACCCGCGCCGTGGCGGCGGTCCTGCACCGGCACGGCGCTTACGCCTGCTTCGACTTCGCGTGCAGCGCGCCCTACGTGCGCGTCGACATGCGTCCGTCGTCGGGCGACGTCGGCGACGCGGACGACGACGGCTACGACGCCGTGTTCCTGAGCGCGCACAAGTTCCTCGGCGGGCCGGGGAGCCCGGGGGTGCTGGCCATGGCGTCGCGGCTGTACCGCCTCCGCGGCACCGCGCCGTCCACCTGCGGCGGGGGCACCGTGCACTACGTCAGCGCCTACGGCGACACGGTGTACTGCGAAGACGCCGAGGAGCGCGAGGACGCGGGAACACCGGCGATCATACAGAAGGTCCGGGCGGCGCTGGCGTTCCGGGTGAAGGAGTGGGTCGGGGAGGCGTGCATCGAGGCGCAGGAGGCCCGCATGCTGACGCTGGCTCTCCGCCGTGCCCGGACAGAGGCCAACCCGAACCTGCGGCTGCTGCAGGGCGCCGACGACGATGCCGCGAGCGCGCCTCGGCGGCTCCCGGTGCTCTCCTTCGTGGTGTACGCCCCGCGAGACGCGACCGAGCCTCCCGAGGCGGAGGGCGGCGGGTGGGGCAGTAGGCCGCAGCTGCACTGCCGGTTCGTGACCAAGCTTCTGAACGACCTGTTCGGTGTGCAGGCGCGCGCGGGGTGCGCGTGCGCGGGGCCCTACGCGCACCGGCTCCTGGGCATCAGTCCAGCGCGCGCCAAAGCCATCAGATCAGCCGTGGAGCAGGGCTACCACGGGGTGCGACCCGGGTGGACGCGCGTCAGCCTCGCGTACTACACGTCGACGCAGGAGGCCGAGTTCGTGTTGGACGCGGTTGCCTTCGTCGCCAGCTTCGGCCACCGGTTCCTGCCGCTGTACGCCTTCGACTGGAAAACCGGAGACTGGCACTACGACCACAGGCACGGGCACGGCTGCGCCCGTGGGCTCGTGCCAAACCACGTCGTCGGCAATCCTGGTGGACGAGTCAAAGCCGAGAACGGCTACCAGAGCTACATGGCATTCGCGCACTGCCTGGCGGAGTCCTTGGCTACTAGTACCACTTGCAGTGGGCTGACTAGCACTCGTGCTAAACGTATTCCCAAGAGCGTCGACCCACAGTTAGTCTATTTCCTCGTGTGA